DNA from Stutzerimonas decontaminans:
GCCTGCGCAACCAGACCGGCGCCGACGTGATCTACCTCATGGGAACGGACGGCAACACCCTCGCCGCTTCCAACTGGGACGAGGAAGACAGCTTCGTCGACCGCAACTTCGCCTTCCGCCCGTATTTTCGCCAGGCCATGGAAGGGCGCCTCGGCCGCTTCTTCGGCCTCGGCACCACCTCCGGCAAGCGCGGCTACTACTTCGGCGCGGCGGTGCGCGACGGCGACCAGGTCCTCGGCGTGCTGGTGGTCAAGGTCGACCTCGACCACACCGAAACGCTCTGGGGCAGCACACCCGAGCAGCTGCTGGTGACCGACAACTTCGGTGTGGTCATCCTCACCTCGCGGCCGGAATGGCGTTTTCGCGCGACCCGCGGGCTGGGCGTCGACGAACGTGAGCAGATCGCCGTCGATCAGCCCTATCCGACCCTGTATCCGCAGGATCTGACGCTGAACATCGATGCCTGGCTGATCCAGAGCCGGGAGCTCAAGGAGACCGGCTGGACGGTGCGCATCCTCGCGCCAATAAACCTGATCGAGCGACCGGTACGCACCGTGGTCGCCATCGGCGCGGCCACGCTGCTGGCGCTATTGCTCTGGATTGGCCTGCTGATGCAGCGCCGTCGCCATTTCCTCGAGCGGCTCGCCCTCGATACCCAGGCGCGCCAGCAGCTGGAACAGCGCGTGCTGGAGCGCACCCGTGATCTGGAGGCGCTGAACAGTCGGCTCAAGGTAGAAGTGCTCGAGCGCGAACACGCCCAGCAGGAACTGGTGCGCGCCCAGGACGAGCTGCTGCAGGCCGGCAAGCTATCGGCCCTGGGCACCATGTCGGCGAGCATCAGCCACGAACTCAACCAGCCGCTGGCAGCCATTCGCAGCTATGCCGATAACGCCGGGGTGCTGCTCGACCAGCAGCGCAACGCCGAAGCACGCGACAACCTGCGACTGATCAGCGAACTGACCGCCCGCATGGCCTCGATCATCGCCCACCTGCGCGCCTTCGCCCGGCGCGATCAGCACGCACCGGAACGGGTCGCGCTGCAACCGGCGCTGGACGACGCCCTAGCTCTGCTCGCCAAGCGCCGCCAGGCCATGGGCGTCGAGCTGATTCGCGATCTGCCGGAGGCCACCCTCTGGGTCCAGGCAGGCGAGACGCGGCTGCGGCAGATCCTTGCCAATCTGCTGGCCAATGCCCTTGATGCACTGGCCGAACGGCCGCAACCTCGGCGCATCTGGCTGCGCGCGGAGCAGCAGGGCGATGGCGTGTTGCTCAGCTTGCGCGACAACGGCCCCGGCTTCAGCGAGGAAGCGCTGCAGCGTGCCCGCGAGCCATTCTTCACCACCAAGACCAGCGCCCAGGGCCTGGGCCTTGGGCTGGCAATTTGCGATACCCTCACCCGCGCCCTCGGCGGTGAGCTGCGCATGAGCAATCATCCCGAGGGTGGCGCACAACTTGGCCTGTTTCTGCGCTGCGCCGAACCTGGCGTCGCCTTCCCCACCGAGGACCACTTTCAATGAGCAGTGACCAGCCGATCAGCGCCCAGGCGCAGGTGCTGCTGATCGACGACGATCCGCATCTGCGTCAGGCCCTGAGCCAGACCCTCGACCTCGCCGGCCTCCAGGTGGTCAGCCTGGGCGATGCCCGCGAGCTGGCCGCGCGGCTGCCGGCGGACTGGCCGGGCGTGGTGGTCAGCGACATTCGCATGCCGGGGATCGACGGCCTGGAGCTGCTGCAGCAATTGCGCAGCCGCGACGGCGAGCTGCCGGTGATCCTGATCACCGGGCATGGCGACATCCAGCTGGCGGTACAGGCCATGCGCGCCGGCGCTTACGATTTCCTGGAAAAGCCCTTCGCCAGCGAAGCGCTGCTCGACAGCGTGCGGCGTGCCCTGGCACTGCGCCAGCTGGTGTTGGACAACCGCTCGCTGCGCCTGGCCCTGGCGGACCGCCAGCAGCTTTCGGCGCGCCTGCTCGGCCAATCCAAGGCGATGTTGCGTTTGCGCGAACAGATCGGCGCGCTGGCCGGCACCCAGGCCGATGTACTGATCCTCGGCGAGACCGGCGCCGGCAAGGAGGTGGTCGCCCGTGCCTTACATGACCTGTCCAGCCGGCGTAACGGGCCCTTCGTCGCAATCAACGCCGGGGCGCTGGCCGAATCGGTGGTGGAAAGCGAGCTGTTCGGTCATGAGCCGGGTGCATTCACCGGCGCGCAGAAGCGGCGGATCGGCAAGTTCGAGTTCGCCAATGGCGGCACGCTGTTTCTCGACGAAATCGAGAGCATGAGCCTGGATGTCCAGGTCAAGCTGCTGCGGCTGCTGCAGGAACGGGTGGTCGAGCGGCTCGGCGGCAACCAGTCGATCGCGCTGGATATCCGCGTCATCGCCGCGACCAAGGAGGATTTGCGCGTAGCCGCCGACCAAGGCCGCTTCCGTGCCGACCTGTATTACCGGCTCAACGTCGCACCGCTGCGGATTCCGTCGCTGCGCGAGCGCAACGAGGACATCCTGCTGTTGTTCCAGCATTTCGCCGAAGCCGCTGCCCAGCGCCACGGCCTGCCGGTTCGCGAACTGCAGCCCGAGCAGCGCGCTGCATTGCTGCGTCACGCTTGGCCGGGCAACGTGCGCGAGCTGCAGAACACCGCCGAGCGCTTCGCCCTGGGCCTCGGCCTGGGGCTCGATCAGTCGGCGGGCGAACCGGCTGTCGGCATCGCCGGCGCTGGCAACCTCAGCGAGCAGGTCGAGGCTTTCGAGCGCGCATTGATCGCCGCCGAACTGAGCCGACCGCACGGTTCGCTGCGCAGCGTCGCCGAGGCGCTGGGTCTGCCACGCAAGACGCTGCACGACAAGCTGCGCAAGCATGGCCTGAGTTTCACCGATGCTGGCGGAAGCCCGCCCGATGAAAGCGAATAGATGGCGGAAAACCGCCATCACCGCCGCCCGCTTGCGCTGCGCCAGTCAGCAATGACCGTCGTAAGGCCGCGGCCCTAGCGAGTACCGATAATCCCGCGCAAAGGTGCGACTTAGACGCGCTTGCGGGCAATTGGCCATTCAAACCTTCATCTATTGCTGGGTAAACTCGCTGCCCACAGGCGGCTCTGCCAGCTATTGGCACAGGCATTGCTCCTGAAACTCAATGAACCGGCCGGATCGAGTAGCGATAGAGCATCGCACCCAGGCCTGAGCGCCTAGACTTGCCCTGCTGGTTACTGCCGGGATGCCCTGCGGCTTCCCACCCACAACAAGAGGAAACATCAATGTTCAAACTGACTGCCAAGGCGCTGGCATGCGCCCTGTCGCTGAGCATCGCTGGTCTGGCCAATGCGGCTGACCCGATCACCATCAAGTTCTCCCACGTCGTCGCCGAGAACACGCCGAAAGGCCAGGGCGCGCTGATGTTCAAGAAACTGGTGGAAGAGCGTCTGGCCGGCAAGGTCGAGGTACAGGTTTACCCGAACTCCTCGCTGTTCGGTGATGGCAAGGAAATGGAAGCCCTGCTGCTGGGCGACGTTCAGCTGATCGCGCCGTCGCTGGCCAAGTTCGAACACTACTCCAAGGGCGTTCAGGTCTTCGACCTGCCGTTCCTGTTCGACGATATCGCGGCAGTCGACCGCTTCCAGAAAGGCGAGGCCGGCCAGAGCCTGCTGCGCTCCATGGAAGACAAGAACATCACCGGCCTGGGCTACTGGCACAACGGCATGAAGCAGCTGTCGGCCAACAAGCCGCTGCGCGAGCCGAAGGATGCCCGTGGTCTGAAGTTCCGCGTACAGGCTTCCGCCGTACTGGACGAGCAGTTCAAGGCCGTGCGCGCCAACCCGCGCAAGATGAGCTTCGCCGAGGTCTACCAGGGCCTGCAGACTGGCGTGGTGAATGGTGCCGAGAACCCCTACTCGAACATCTACTCGCAGAAGATGCACGAAGTGCAGAAGTACATCACCGAGTCCAACCACGGTCTGCTGGACTACATGGTGATCACCAACACCAAGTTCTGGAACGGTCTGCCGGCTGACGTACGCGGCGAGCTGGAAAGCATCCTGGACGAAGTGACCGTCGCGGTGAACAAGCAGGCTGACGAGCTGAACCAGGCCGACAAGCAGCGCATCGTCGATGCTGGCACCACCGAGATCATCAACCTGACTCCGGAGCAGCGCGAAATGTGGCGCGAAGCCATGAAGCCGGTCTGGAAGAAGTTCGAAGGCGAGATCGGTGCTGATCTGATCAAGGCTGCCGAAGCAGCCAACCAGGCTAACTAAGCCTTGCCGAGGGGCGGGTACTCCCGCCCCTTTGCTGCACCACCCGAAACACTCGACAGCTCAGTGAAAAAACATAGCAGCTGACGAAGGCGAAGCCCGCACCAAGGGCAGACAGGCCTGGCCAAGGTGATCCCCCGGCTACGCCGCTTCGACAGTGACAACAAGAGTTTTTCATTGCTCTGTCCCCAGCCTGCCCCGGCTGGTTCACGGCGCACCTCGTGCTGCCTTCGCACAACAGCAGTCCATCGGGAGATGTCATCCATGAACGCCCTCTGGCGCGTCTGGGACCACTTCGAGGAAGGTTTCATCGCCTTTCTGTTGGCCGCCATGACACTGGTGACCTTCGTCTACGTGATCCTCAACAACCTCTACACGCTCTTCTACGACCTGGGCGACCGGTTCGAAGGCAGCGCCGACTTCTGGTTCGCCATCGGTGATTTCATCATCGGGCTGGCCCAGGCCATGACCTGGAGCACCGCGCTGACCAAGGCGCTGTTCGCCTGGCTGATTTTCTCCGGCCTCGCCTATGGCGTGCGCACTGCCGGCCACATCGGTGTCGATGCGCTGGTCAAGCTGGCACCGCGGCATATCCAGCGCGTCATCGGCATCATCGCCTGCCTGTTCTGCCTGGGTTACGCCGGCCTGCTGACGGTGGCCAGCTTCGAATGGATCCAGACCCTGTTCATCGCCAACATCGGTGCGGAAGACCTGGGCCATATCGGCATCAAGCAGTGGCATATCGGCATGATCGTGCCATTCGGCTTCGCCATGGTGTTCATCCGTTTCGCCGAAATCTTCGTGCGCATCCTGCGCAACGAGCAGACCGGACTCGGCCTCGCCGATGAAGCGGCCGAAGCGGCCAAGCTCGGCGAAGAGGAGCCCAAGTAATGACCATTCTGTTCCTGTTCCTCGCCCTGTTCGCGCTGATGTTCATCGGTGTGCCGGTGGCCGTATCCCTTGGCCTCGCCGGCTCGCTGACCATTATGATTTTCAGCCAGGACTCGGTGCGTTCGCTGGCGATCAAGCTGTTCGAGACCTCCGAGCACTACACCCTGCTGGCGATCCCGTTCTTCCTGCTCGCCGGTGCCTTCATGACCACCGGTGGCGTGGCCCGTCGCCTCATCGACTTCGCCAACGCCTGCGTCGGCCACATCCGTGGCGGCCTGGCAATCGGCGCGGTGCTGGCCTGCATGCTGTTCGCCGCACTGTCCGGTTCATCGCCGGCTACCGTGGCTGCCGTAGGCTCCATCGCCATCGCCGGCATGGTGCGCTCCGGCTACCCGCAGGCATTCGGCGCCGGCATCGTCTGTAACGCCGGTACGCTGGGCATCCTGATCCCGCCGTCGGTGGTCATGGTGGTCTACGCCGCCGCTACCGAAACCTCGGTTGGCAAGCTGTTCATGGCCGGTGTCATCCCCGGCCTCATGCTCGGCCTGGGCCTGATGGTTGCGATCTACATCATCGCGATCAAGAAGAACCTCCCGGCACTGCCGCGCGCCACCTTCCGCGAGTGGCTCTCCGCCGCGCGCAAGGCGGTCTGGGGCCTGCTGCTGATGGTGATCATCCTCGGCGGCATCTACTCCGGCATGTTCACACCGACCGAAGCCGCCGCGGTGGCCGCGGTGTACTCGGCCTTCGTCGCGCTGTTCGTCTACAAAGACCTGCGCATCCGCGACTGCCCGAAGGTGCTGCTGGAGTCCGGCAAGCTGTCGATCATGCTGATGTTCATCATCGCCAACGCCATGCTCTTCGCCCACGTGCTGACCACCGAGCAGATTCCACAGGCGATCACCGCATGGGTCATCGAGGCCGGCTTGCAACCGTGGATGTTCCTGCTGGTGGTGAACATCGTGCTGCTGATCGCCGGTGCCTTCATGGAGCCTTCGGCGATCATCCTGATTCTCGCGCCGATCCTCTTCCCGATCGCCATCCAGCTGGGTATCGACCCGATCCACCTGGGCATCATCATGGTGGTCAACATGGAGATCGGATTGATCACGCCACCGGTGGGCCTGAACCTGTTCGTCGCCTCGGCGGTAACGGGCATGCCGGTGACGCAGGTGATCCGCGCCGTGATGCCGTGGCTGGCGCTGCTGCTGAGCTTCCTGATGATCATCACCTACGTGCCGTCGATTTCCCTGGCACTGCCGAACTGGCTGGGCATGTAGCCCGTAGCGCTTACTTCCCTTTAGCCCGGCCTGCGCCGGGCTTTTTTTCGCCTGAAGAACAGGTTCGTCAGAGGGCGAGTACGTCCGCCGGGCGGCGACGGAACCAGCCGGTCAGCGACAGGCGATCGGCCTGGGTGACCAGCACTTCATGGGGAAAATGGCCGGAGAGAAATACCACCAGGTTGCCGGCCAGCGGCGGCACGTCGAGCTGCGAGCCGTCGGGCATGTGCATGCGCAGCTCACCGGCATGGGCGGGCTGCCAGTCCGGGTTCAGGTAGAGCACCGCGGTCACCGAACGGCTGTCGTCATCACGAAAGCGATCCAGGTGGGTCTGGTAGAAAGCCCCGGGTGGATAGAAGGCGAAATGGCACTCGAATTCTTCCAGGCCGAGAAACAGCTCGCGGTTGAGCGCTTGGCGCAGTTCGTCCATCAGCCCGAGGTATTGGTCGCAGACCGCCGCCTGGCCCGGCTCCAGCCACTGGATATGATCACTGCGAATACCTTCACGCACCGCCTGTGCCTCGCCACGGCCTACCCCTGCAGGCGCCAGCGCGCCCTCGGCCTCGCGCCTGCGGCACTCGTCGGCCAGCTTGTGGGTCACATCACTGGGAAGAAAAGAACTCTGCAGCGACCAGCCGCGCTCGGCCAGGTCGTCGATGATCGAAGAGAACTGCAAGGAAGTGACTCCGAAGGGATACCGCAGGAGTCTAGGGTCTGTTACGACCCCGCCACAAGCACCGTCGCTGCGCCAGATGGCTGCAGCACTCGCGCGCCTCGACAAGCATGCGCCGGGGCACGGAAAATGAACCGCCCGCCAGACAGGAGCTTCCATGCGCGCCCTTTTAACCTGTGTACTGCTGACCTTCAGCTTCGCCAGCTTCGCCGACACTCATCAAGAACTCTACGAAACCGCCGGCTGGACCGAGCAGCGGGCCAATTTCGCCGATGCACTGAGCGCCGCCCAGCAGCGTTACAAGGACACCCTGCCGCCTGCGGTATTCCAGGCGCTGGTGACCAACAGCAACCGCCGTTTCGCCTCCCATGCCATCGACCAGCGCGCGCAACGGGCGTTGCGGGAACATCTTCCAGAACCGCAAGCGGCGCTGGAATTCTTCCAATCGACCCTGGGCCGCAAGATCGTCTCTGCCGAAGTGCTGGCCGCGCGGCGCGAGCAACTGGCTCAGCATAGCAACGGGCTGCCGCGGGTCGAAGCCGGCAGCAATCGGCAGTTGCTGATCCGCCATCTGGCCACGGCCATTCCTGCCAGCGAGGCGGGCGCAGAAGTCAGCCTGGCGCTCGCCGGTGTCGCTGCCGACAGCCTGAGTCAGATGATTCCCGGCCTGCTCGGCGGCAATCAGGCGCAAAACCTCCTGAGCAGTCAGCGCAAGCGGATGATCGAGCAGATCGAAGCCGATCTCGACAACACGCTGCTGTACGTCTATCGCGACCTGTCCGACGCCGAGCTGGAGGAGTACGTGCAATTCGCCCAGTCCGACACGGGCAAGGCCTATTACCAGGCCGCGCTGCAGGCGCTGCGGGCCGGGCTGGCAGTGGGCATGAGCGGCGCCGATCTGGAGCCGCAGCAGGGCATCTGAGCGGCGTTACTTAAGCCGCTCGCGCAGGAAGTCGAAGTAGGCGCGGCGCAGCTCCTCGCGTTCGTTCACCAGATGATGGCGTGCCTCGGGCAGGCGCAGGACCTCCGCGCCAGCGAACTTGCGCTCGAGGATCGGCAGGTTGTACTGCCAGTCCACCGTCATGTCCGACTCGCCCTGGATGATCAGCGGCGAGTGCGTGCTGCCTGCTGCCCCTTCGATACGCGGGATCCAGCGTGACAGGGCGCCGACCCACGCCGTGGGCAGGATGTCCGGCTGCAGCGGGTCCTGGCTCTGGACGAATTCCAGAAAGCGCGGATCGCCGGAATTCTCGCTGAACGTGCGCGGTATCTGCTGCACGAAACGCCGCAACAACTCGTAGCTGATGCGCGAGCGCAACCAGGCACGCGGGCGAATCAATGGCGCCAGCAGGATGGTACGGCCCAGATCCGGATTGTCGGCCTGGTGCAGCAGATGATCCAGCGCGATGGCACCGCCGGTGCTCTGGCCGAGCAGATGCCAGGGACGTGGCAGATCGAGCTGACGCGCCTGCTCGAACAGCCCGCTGAGCACCGCCTGATATTCATCGAACTCGTTGATGCTCGCCCGCGGACCGCTGGACAGGCCATGGCCGGGCAGGTCGCAGGCGAGCACGGCGAAGCCCATCTCAAGTCCCCAGTTGACCACATGGCGGTACAGGCCCATGTGATCGTAGTAGCCGTGCAGGATCAGCAGGCTGGCATGGGGCTGTTCGGGCCACCAGGCCTGAGCGACCACGTCGTAATCGTGCACGCGAAAACGCCCCAGCCGGCGCTGCACATTGCGCCGATGTGGCATGTCCAGGCCGTAATAGGCCTGGTAGTGCAACGTTTCGGCGGAGGCGCCAGCCGCATCCGCCAGGGCAGGCAGGCTGTTGCGCAGACGATCGGGCTGGATACGCGAAGGCATGGGCTTTCTTTGAACGGTTGGGACTCGGGATATTCAGCTCTGGGCCGCGTCATGGCAAGCTTGCGCACCCACATCGGAGCCAGCCATGAGTGCCCGTCGCAAATACCTGATCGCCGCCCTGATCGCCCTGCTCTGGGGCGGCGCCATGCTGGCCGCGTTCTGGTGGTTCGAAGCGCGCTACCTGCGCACCTTCGACGGCGAGCGTGCCGAGCTGTTCTCCGGCGACGCGTTGCGCCTGCCGGCCGAACTGCAGGGGCCAGGGCCGGTGCGCTTCGTGCACTTCTGGGATCCGGGTTGCCCATGCAACGTCGGCAATCAACAGCACCTTGAGGAATTGCTCAAACGCTTCGCCGGGCAGCCCGTCGAGTTCTATGAAGTGCGCAAGGCCGGCAGCAAAGGCCGGCTACCCGCGCCGCTGGCTTCGCTGAAGCCACTGAGCGAGCTGCCCGGTGCCGAGCAATTGCCGGCGAGCCCCGCCGTGGGCATCTGGGACCAGAACGGCGAACTGGTCTATATCGGCCCGTACAGCGAGGGCGCGGTGTGCAGCTCGGACAACAGCTTCGTCGAGCCGATCCTCGATGCGGTGCTCGCCGGGCGCAAGGTCCGCGCCACCCACTCGCTGGCGGTGGCCTGTTTCTGCGACTGGCAACAGTAAAGTACGGCCCACAAAGTTGATCGTGCTCAGACGCATCTGCTGACACCCGGAGTCCTCTCGCGGTGCTCTGCATCGCCGGGCGGGAATCGTTGCTGCGAACAGAAAACCGAGCCATGAAGGCGGACTCGAGGACGGAGAAGGCCCAGCGGTGGGCAAGCTTCGCGTTATCCACCCTACGGCTCGCGCAATTGCGGGGACGGACTACCTGAAACGACAAGGGCGCATCGAAGCGCCCTTGTCGTTTAGTGCTCAAACCGACGCTCAGCTATGCGCCGAGGGCGGTACCAGCACCTTGCGGCTGTCGATCACCTGACGCCAGGTGGGATTGGCATTGCTTTCATCCATCGCTTGCTGCATCGCGCGGATACGGCGCTTTTCGGCACGGCGGGTGAGGTACCAGGCAAGGAAGGTCGCCAGCGAAACGCTGAGCAGGATCAGGCTGGCCACCGCGTTGATCTCCGGTTTCACACCCAGGCGCACGGCGGAGAAGATCTCCATCGGCAGGGTGGTCGAGCCCGGCCCGGAGACGAAGCTGGCGAGTACCAGATCGTCCAGCGACAAGGCGAAGGAGAGCATGCCGCCAGCGGCCAGCGAAGGCGCGATCATCGGCATGGTGATCACGAAGAACACCTTCCACGGTCGCGCACCAAGGTCCATCGCCGCTTCCTCGATGGACAGGTCCAGCTCGCGCAGACGTGCCATCACCACCACCGCGACATAGGCCGAGCAGAAGGTGGTGTGCGCAATCCAGATGGTCACCAGGCCGCGCTGCGCCGGCCAGCCGACCAGCTGCGCCATAGCCACGAACAGCAGCAGCAGCGACAGACCGGTAATCACCTCCGGCATTACCAGCGGCGCGGTGACCAGGCCACCGAACAGCGTGCGGCCACGGAACACCGGGATGCGCGTGAGCACGAAGGCAGCCATGGTGCCCAGCGCCACCGCAGCAATCGCGGTGTAGGCCGCGACTTCCAGCGAGCGCATCACCGCACCCATCAGCTGCGAATTGTCGAGCAGCCCGGCGTACCACTTCAGCGACCAGCCGCCCCACACCGTCACCAGCCGCGAGGCGTTGAACGAGTAGATGACCAGAATCACCATCGGCAGGTAGATGAACAGGAGCCCGAGCACCAGGATCAGGTTGGAAAAGCTCCAGCGTTTCATAGCTTGCCCTCCAGTTCCTTGGCTTGGTTCCGGTTGAACAGGATGATCGGCACCAGCAGGATCGCCAGCATCACCACCGCCAGCGCCGAGGCCACCGGCCAGTCGCGGTTGTTGAAGAACTCCTGCCACAGCACTTTACCGATCATCAACGTCTCCGGACCACCGAGCAGCTCGGGGATGACGAACTCGCCGACCACAGGGATGAACACCAGCATGCAGCCCGCGATGATGCCGTTCTTCGACAGCGGCACGGTGATCTTCCAGAAGCTGGTGAGGTTGCGCGCGCCCAGGTCGGAGGCGGCCTCCAGCAGGCTCGGGTCGTGCTTCACCAGGTTGGCGTAGAGCGGCAGGATCATGAACGGCAGATAGGAATAGACCACGCCGATGTACACGGCGATATCGGTGTTGAGTATCTGCAGCGGCCGGTCGATCAGCCCCATGCCGAGCAGCAGGCTGTTGAGCAGGCCGTTGCTGCTGAGAATGCCCATCCAGGCGTAGACGCGGATCAGAATCGCCGTCCAGGTCGGCATCATGATCAGCAGCAGCAGCACGGTCTGCAGATCCTTGCGCGCCCGGGCGATGGCGTACGCCATGGGATAGCCGATCAACAGGCAGAGCAAGGTGCTGAAGAAGGCGATCCTCAGCGAGCCCAGATATGCCGCCAGATACAACTCGTCTTCGCTGAGGAAGATGTAGTTGCCGAGGTTGATCAGCACCTGCAGCTGCTGGTCGGCGTAGGCGAAGATGTCCGTGTACGGCGGTATCGCCACATCCGCTTCGGCGAAGCTGATCTTCAGCACGATGGCGAACGGCAGCAGGAAGAACAGGAACAGCCAGAGGAAGGGCACGCCGATGACCAGTCGGCGTCCGCTATTCAACGGCGAGCGCTTCATGCCTGCAGCACCACGCCGCTGTCATCCCACCAGTAGACGTACACTTCTTCCTCCCAGGTCGGCAGCTTCACGTGACGCTCGGCGTTGGCCATGAAGGCCTGCAAAACGCCGCCGGACGGCAGCTTGATGTAGTACACCGAATGACCGCCGAGGTAGGCGATATCGTGGACGACGCCCTTGGCCCAGTTGTAGCCAGGGCGCTCCAATTCCGGCAGTTCGGTGCCGATCAGCAGCTTTTCGGGGCGAATCGCGTAGGTAATCTGTTTGTCCTGCGCGCGGGTACTGATGCCGTGGCCGACGTAGATCGGGTTTTCCAGGCCGGGGCTGGCGATGACGGCGTGGTCGCCCATGTCTTCGATCAGCTCGCCTTCGAACAGGTTGACGTTGCCGATGAACTCGCAGACCAG
Protein-coding regions in this window:
- a CDS encoding sensor histidine kinase, whose amino-acid sequence is MTALHPPRRPRWRNLALLALLLAPLLWPLQQLAERYYRNELTEQNRQTLDLYVANLLGTLNRYEVLPRILGDLPALRTVLQADSPAVRDNANRLLKRLRNQTGADVIYLMGTDGNTLAASNWDEEDSFVDRNFAFRPYFRQAMEGRLGRFFGLGTTSGKRGYYFGAAVRDGDQVLGVLVVKVDLDHTETLWGSTPEQLLVTDNFGVVILTSRPEWRFRATRGLGVDEREQIAVDQPYPTLYPQDLTLNIDAWLIQSRELKETGWTVRILAPINLIERPVRTVVAIGAATLLALLLWIGLLMQRRRHFLERLALDTQARQQLEQRVLERTRDLEALNSRLKVEVLEREHAQQELVRAQDELLQAGKLSALGTMSASISHELNQPLAAIRSYADNAGVLLDQQRNAEARDNLRLISELTARMASIIAHLRAFARRDQHAPERVALQPALDDALALLAKRRQAMGVELIRDLPEATLWVQAGETRLRQILANLLANALDALAERPQPRRIWLRAEQQGDGVLLSLRDNGPGFSEEALQRAREPFFTTKTSAQGLGLGLAICDTLTRALGGELRMSNHPEGGAQLGLFLRCAEPGVAFPTEDHFQ
- a CDS encoding sigma-54-dependent transcriptional regulator; translated protein: MSSDQPISAQAQVLLIDDDPHLRQALSQTLDLAGLQVVSLGDARELAARLPADWPGVVVSDIRMPGIDGLELLQQLRSRDGELPVILITGHGDIQLAVQAMRAGAYDFLEKPFASEALLDSVRRALALRQLVLDNRSLRLALADRQQLSARLLGQSKAMLRLREQIGALAGTQADVLILGETGAGKEVVARALHDLSSRRNGPFVAINAGALAESVVESELFGHEPGAFTGAQKRRIGKFEFANGGTLFLDEIESMSLDVQVKLLRLLQERVVERLGGNQSIALDIRVIAATKEDLRVAADQGRFRADLYYRLNVAPLRIPSLRERNEDILLLFQHFAEAAAQRHGLPVRELQPEQRAALLRHAWPGNVRELQNTAERFALGLGLGLDQSAGEPAVGIAGAGNLSEQVEAFERALIAAELSRPHGSLRSVAEALGLPRKTLHDKLRKHGLSFTDAGGSPPDESE
- the dctP gene encoding C4-dicarboxylate TRAP substrate-binding protein DctP; its protein translation is MFKLTAKALACALSLSIAGLANAADPITIKFSHVVAENTPKGQGALMFKKLVEERLAGKVEVQVYPNSSLFGDGKEMEALLLGDVQLIAPSLAKFEHYSKGVQVFDLPFLFDDIAAVDRFQKGEAGQSLLRSMEDKNITGLGYWHNGMKQLSANKPLREPKDARGLKFRVQASAVLDEQFKAVRANPRKMSFAEVYQGLQTGVVNGAENPYSNIYSQKMHEVQKYITESNHGLLDYMVITNTKFWNGLPADVRGELESILDEVTVAVNKQADELNQADKQRIVDAGTTEIINLTPEQREMWREAMKPVWKKFEGEIGADLIKAAEAANQAN
- a CDS encoding TRAP transporter small permease — its product is MNALWRVWDHFEEGFIAFLLAAMTLVTFVYVILNNLYTLFYDLGDRFEGSADFWFAIGDFIIGLAQAMTWSTALTKALFAWLIFSGLAYGVRTAGHIGVDALVKLAPRHIQRVIGIIACLFCLGYAGLLTVASFEWIQTLFIANIGAEDLGHIGIKQWHIGMIVPFGFAMVFIRFAEIFVRILRNEQTGLGLADEAAEAAKLGEEEPK
- the dctM gene encoding C4-dicarboxylate TRAP transporter large permease protein DctM → MTILFLFLALFALMFIGVPVAVSLGLAGSLTIMIFSQDSVRSLAIKLFETSEHYTLLAIPFFLLAGAFMTTGGVARRLIDFANACVGHIRGGLAIGAVLACMLFAALSGSSPATVAAVGSIAIAGMVRSGYPQAFGAGIVCNAGTLGILIPPSVVMVVYAAATETSVGKLFMAGVIPGLMLGLGLMVAIYIIAIKKNLPALPRATFREWLSAARKAVWGLLLMVIILGGIYSGMFTPTEAAAVAAVYSAFVALFVYKDLRIRDCPKVLLESGKLSIMLMFIIANAMLFAHVLTTEQIPQAITAWVIEAGLQPWMFLLVVNIVLLIAGAFMEPSAIILILAPILFPIAIQLGIDPIHLGIIMVVNMEIGLITPPVGLNLFVASAVTGMPVTQVIRAVMPWLALLLSFLMIITYVPSISLALPNWLGM
- a CDS encoding 2OG-Fe(II) oxygenase, whose product is MQFSSIIDDLAERGWSLQSSFLPSDVTHKLADECRRREAEGALAPAGVGRGEAQAVREGIRSDHIQWLEPGQAAVCDQYLGLMDELRQALNRELFLGLEEFECHFAFYPPGAFYQTHLDRFRDDDSRSVTAVLYLNPDWQPAHAGELRMHMPDGSQLDVPPLAGNLVVFLSGHFPHEVLVTQADRLSLTGWFRRRPADVLAL
- a CDS encoding alpha/beta hydrolase → MPSRIQPDRLRNSLPALADAAGASAETLHYQAYYGLDMPHRRNVQRRLGRFRVHDYDVVAQAWWPEQPHASLLILHGYYDHMGLYRHVVNWGLEMGFAVLACDLPGHGLSSGPRASINEFDEYQAVLSGLFEQARQLDLPRPWHLLGQSTGGAIALDHLLHQADNPDLGRTILLAPLIRPRAWLRSRISYELLRRFVQQIPRTFSENSGDPRFLEFVQSQDPLQPDILPTAWVGALSRWIPRIEGAAGSTHSPLIIQGESDMTVDWQYNLPILERKFAGAEVLRLPEARHHLVNEREELRRAYFDFLRERLK
- a CDS encoding DUF6436 domain-containing protein; translation: MSARRKYLIAALIALLWGGAMLAAFWWFEARYLRTFDGERAELFSGDALRLPAELQGPGPVRFVHFWDPGCPCNVGNQQHLEELLKRFAGQPVEFYEVRKAGSKGRLPAPLASLKPLSELPGAEQLPASPAVGIWDQNGELVYIGPYSEGAVCSSDNSFVEPILDAVLAGRKVRATHSLAVACFCDWQQ
- a CDS encoding ABC transporter permease subunit gives rise to the protein MKRWSFSNLILVLGLLFIYLPMVILVIYSFNASRLVTVWGGWSLKWYAGLLDNSQLMGAVMRSLEVAAYTAIAAVALGTMAAFVLTRIPVFRGRTLFGGLVTAPLVMPEVITGLSLLLLFVAMAQLVGWPAQRGLVTIWIAHTTFCSAYVAVVVMARLRELDLSIEEAAMDLGARPWKVFFVITMPMIAPSLAAGGMLSFALSLDDLVLASFVSGPGSTTLPMEIFSAVRLGVKPEINAVASLILLSVSLATFLAWYLTRRAEKRRIRAMQQAMDESNANPTWRQVIDSRKVLVPPSAHS
- a CDS encoding ABC transporter permease subunit encodes the protein MKRSPLNSGRRLVIGVPFLWLFLFFLLPFAIVLKISFAEADVAIPPYTDIFAYADQQLQVLINLGNYIFLSEDELYLAAYLGSLRIAFFSTLLCLLIGYPMAYAIARARKDLQTVLLLLIMMPTWTAILIRVYAWMGILSSNGLLNSLLLGMGLIDRPLQILNTDIAVYIGVVYSYLPFMILPLYANLVKHDPSLLEAASDLGARNLTSFWKITVPLSKNGIIAGCMLVFIPVVGEFVIPELLGGPETLMIGKVLWQEFFNNRDWPVASALAVVMLAILLVPIILFNRNQAKELEGKL